From Mustela erminea isolate mMusErm1 chromosome 1, mMusErm1.Pri, whole genome shotgun sequence, a single genomic window includes:
- the DAZL gene encoding deleted in azoospermia-like, which produces MSAANPETPNSTISREASTQSSSATTSQGYVLPEGKIMPNTVFVGGIDVRMDETEIRSFFARYGSVKEVKIITDRTGVSKGYGFVSFYNDVDVQKIVESQINFHGKKLKLGPAIRKQNLCAYHVQPRPLVFNPPPPPQFQSVWSNPNTETYMQPPTMMNPITQYVQAYPPYPSSPVQVITGYQLPVYNYQMPPQWPAGEQRSYVIPPAYTAVNYHCNEVDPGAEVLQSECSVHEATPSSGNGPQKKSVDRSIQTVVSCLFNPENRLRNSLVTQDDYFKDKRVHHFRRSRAVLKSV; this is translated from the exons ATG TCTGCTGCAAATCCTGAGACTCCAAACTCAACCATCTCCAGAGAGGCCAGCACTCAGTCCTCATCAGCTACAACCAGCCAAGGCTATGTTTTACCAGAAGGCAAAATCATGCCCAACACCGTTTTTGTTGGTGGAATTGATGTTAGG ATGGATGAAACCGAAATTAGAAGTTTCTTTGCTAGATATGGTTCAGTAAAAGAAGTGAAGATAATCACGGATCGAACTGGTGTGTCCAAAGG CTAtggatttgtttcattttataatgatgtGGATGTGCAGAAGATAGTAGAA TCACAGATAAATTTCCATGGTAAAAAGCTGAAACTGGGACCTGcaatcaggaaacaaaatttaT gtgCTTATCATGTGCAGCCTCGTCCTTTGGTTTTTaatcctcctcctccaccacagTTTCAGAGTGTATGGAGTAATCCAAACACTGAAACTTATATGCAGCCTCCAACCATGATGAATCCTATTACTCAGTATGTTCAG GCCTATCCTCCTTATCCAAGTTCACCTGTTCAGGTCATCACTGGATATCAGTTGCCTGTATATAATTATCAG atgcCACCACAGTGGCCTGCTGGAGAACAAAGGAGTTATGTTATACCCCCG gCTTATACTGCTGTTAACTACCACTGTAATGAAGTTGATCCAGGAGCTGAAGTTTTGCAAAGTGAATGTTCTGTTCATGAAGCTACTCCATCCTCAGGAAATGGCCCACAAAAG AAATCTGTGGACAGAAGCATACAGACTGTGGTATCTTGTCTATTTAACCCAGAGAACAGACTGAGAAACTCTCTTGTTACTCAGGACGACTACTTCAAG GATAAAAGAGTACATCACTTTAGAAGAAGTCGAGCAGTGCTTAAATCTGTTTGA